Below is a genomic region from Dehalococcoides mccartyi.
ATCCGCTGGCGGTTAATACCCTCCGGCGCCGTAAACACCGCCCTTCCAAACCCTTTGCGGTTATGCTTCCTAATATAGCCGAAGCCCGCAAACACTGTTTTATATCCGCCGAAGAGGAAAAGCTGCTGATTTCACCCGCCGCACCCATAGTCCTATGCAAATGGAACAGGGAAAGCCCCGTATGCCCCGAAACCGCCCCCAAACAAAATTATCTGGGCATAATGCTGGCGTACACACCTATCCACCACCTGCTTCTAAAGGAAACAGGTAAACCCCTTATCATGACCAGCGGCAACCTGAGCGAAGAGCCCATTGCCAAAGACAATGACGAAGCCCTGAAACGGCTGGGCAATATAGCGGATTATTTTCTGCTTCACAACCGCCCCATTTACTCCCGTTATGATGACAGCGTGGTCATGTATGAGGCCGGTGCAAAAAGGGTAATCAGGCGGGGCAGGGGTTATGCCCCCTACCCTGTCCAGACCTCTTTTACGGATAAAGAAGTACTGGCGCTTGGTCCGCAGGAAAAGAATACCTTCTGCCTGCTCAAAGACGGTTATGCCTTTGTCAGCCAGCATATAGGGGATATGCAAAACCCCGAAACGCTGGACAGCTTTGAAGAAACCCTGGCGGTTTACCTGAAGCTATTCCGCTTAAACCCCCAAATAATAGCTTCAGACCTGCACCCCGGTTATATTACCACCGCTCTGGCTGAGGCACGCTCAGCCAGCCTTGACATACCTCTGGTCAAAGTCCAGCACCACCATGCCCATATTGCCTCCTGTCTGGCGGAAAACAACTGTGATAATGAGGTTATCGGGGTGGCTCTGGACGGCACCGGCTACGGGCTGGACGGACATATCTGGGGCGGGGAATTTTTCTGCGGGGGCATAAAACAGGGTTTTAGCCGCCAAGCCCATCTGGAATACCTGCCTCTCCCCGGAGGCGAAGCCGCCATCAAAAAACCCTACCGCACAGCCGTGTCATATGTCTATACCCTGCTGGGGGAAGAGGGCCTGAACTTTTTTAAAGATATAGAACCGGAAGAACTGGATATCATAAAAACCCAGCTTGACAAGAAACTGAACTCCCCCCTTACTTCCAGTGCGGGCAGGCTGTTTGATGCGGTTGCCGCCCTGTGTGGAATCTGCCAAGTGGCAAACTATGACTCCCAGCCGGCCATAGAGCTGGAAACCGAAGCCGGGGATACCGAATTTGCCCAGTTCTACCCCTTTGAGTTAGACTTAGATAAGGGCATTTACCTGATACGGCTGAAGGGCATAATCCAATGCGTCCTTTCAGACCTTTCATCAGGCAAAACAGCCGCTTATATATCGGTAAAATTTCACAACACAGTCAGCCAGATAGTTCTGGACACCTGCCTAAGGCTTTCAGCCCAAAGCGGTCTTACCAAAGTAGCCCTTTCAGGCGGAGTTTTCCAGAACAGGCGGCTTTTCCGCCAGGTGATAAAAAAGCTGGAAGCAGAGGGATTTGAAGTGATTACCCATAAAGAAATCCCCTCTAATGACGGCTGCATATCACTGGGTCAGGCGGTAATAGCCGCCAGCCAAGGAGGAATATAATGTGCCTTGCAGTACCTGCCAAAATAATATCAGTTGAAGACGGGGTAGCGGAGGTAGACCTGAACGGGACTACCTATAAAGCCAGCCTGATGCTCACCCCCGAAGCCAAAGCGGGTGATTACGTACTGCTTCACACCGGCTATGCCATACAGGTAATAGACGAAAAAGACGCTTTGGAAACTTTGGAAATATTCAAGCAGATGGAGATGCTTTAAAGAGTGAATTTCATAGAGGAATTCCGCAGCAGCCAGTCAGGGCGTGCCCTGCTGGAATATATAAACAAACGTTCCACCAAGCCTGCCCGCTTTATGGAGTTTTGCGGCGGGCATACCGTAGCCATTTTCCGTTACGGCATCCGCCAGCTACTGCCGCCCCATATTGAAATGCTGTCAGGGCCGGGCTGCCCTGTTTGTGTAACCTCTACCGCTGACCTGGACAAAGTCATAGCCCTGTCCAGGCGGCCAGGGGTTATAATCTGCTCATTCGGTGACCTGCTAAGGGTTCCCTCCAGCCGCCAAAGCCTGCTGGAAGTGCGGGCGGAAGGGGCAGACGTACGTATTGTCTACTCTACCATGGACGCACTGGAGATAGCCCGCCAGAACCCCTTGAAAAAGGTTATCTTTGTGGGTATAGGTTTTGAAACCACCGCCCCCACTATAGCCGCTTCGGTAATACAGGCGCGTAATCAGGGGCTTGCTAATTATTATGTAATATCACTCCACAAAATAACCCCGCCCGTCATGCGGGCGATACTGGATGCGGGCGAAACCCGCCTTTCAGGTATAATCTGCCCCGGCCATGTTTCTTCTATTACCGGCAGTAATGCCTGGGAGTTTATCCCCAGGGAATACCGGCTGGCCTGTGCCGTGTCCGGCTTTGAAAGCCTGGACATACTCTACTGTGTCAAGTCTCTGGTAGACCAGGTGGAAGACGCAACTCCCCGTCTGGACGTCAGCTATTCACGGGCAGTCAAACCTGAAGGCAATACTGCCGCCCTTAAGATTATGGATGAAGTATTTGATATCTGCCCGGCAAACTGGCGGGGGATAGGTATTTTACCCCAAAGCGGCCTCTGCCTGCGGCCTGAATTTGCCGCTTTTGATGCCGAAAAAAACTTTGAAATAAAACTTTCCGAGCCCAGCCGCGAAACACCCGGCTGTCTGTGCGGTGAGATTATCAAAGGCACCCGGACACCTCTGGAATGCAAGCTTTTTTCAAAGGTCTGCACCCCGGAAAACCCGGTCGGGCCGTGCATGGTCTCTTCTGAGGGCACCTGCGCCGCCTATTACCACTACGGAGGCAAACTTGGATAAAACCAAAATCCTGCTGGCCCACGGTTCGGGCGGGCGCTTAACCCATGACCTTATCTCCAAGCACCTTGTCCAGTCTCTGTCTAACCCGCTCTTAAACAAGCTGGATGATGCGGCTGTTTTTGAGTCCAAAGGGAAAACGGCTTTTACTACCGACAGTTACGTGGTAAACCCCATTTTCTTTCCCGGCGGCAATATAGGCAAACTGGCAGTCTGCGGCACAGTCAATGACCTGTCTGTCATGGGGGCTGTCCCCAAATACCTCAGCCTGGCTTTTATCATTGAAGAAGGTCTGGACATATCCGCTCTGGAAGAAATAATAAAGTCTATTGCTGCTGCCGCTAAAGAAGCCGGGGTGGAAATAGTCACCGGAGACACCAAAGTGGTCAATACCGGCAAAGCCGATAAGATATTTATAAATACCGCCGGGGTAGGCTTCATACCCGAAGGGCTGGACATATCCGGTGCGAACGCACGCCCGGGTGATGCGGTAATTGTATCCGGCACTATGGGTGACCACGGCATAGCCATTATGGCCCAGCGGGAAGGGCTGAACTTTAAAACAGCCGTTGAAAGTGACTGCGCCCCCTTAAACGGGCTTATCACTGATATGCTCAAAGTCTGCCCCCGGATACACGTCATGCGTGACCCCACCAGAGGCGGACTGGCAACCACCCTTAATGAGATAGCCGGGCAGTCACAGGTGGGAATAGAACTGAACGAGGAATCTATACCCGTCAAGCCGGCAGTGGGCGGTGCCTGTGAGGCACTCGGCCTTGACCCCTTGTATGTAGCCAACGAGGGGAAAATTATAGCTATAATGCCGGAAAAAGATGCCCCGGCTGTACTCTCTGCCATGAAAGCTCACCCTTACGGGAAAGACAGCGCCATTATCGGGCGGGTAATCTCCCCAAACCCCGGGCGGGTAAGCATACGCACCCCGCTGGGGGCGCTCCGCATACTGGATATGCAAAGCGGAGAGCTGCTGCCGCGCATCTGCTAGCACAACCATAAGCATCAAAACAGGCTGGACAGTTATTCTGCCCGGCCTGTTTTATTTTTAAAATCTCCCCGAAATATCTTTCAGGCTGTATTGACAATGCCCGCTTTTAAACTATAATTAGTATATATTGAATGAATATTCAATGAACTTTAAAGGAAACGCCTATGCCCAAAGCAGTCAAAGCGGAAACCCGCAAAATACAGGCTGAAAAACGCCGCCAGGAAATACTGGACGCTGCCCTTAGAATATTTGCCGAACAAGGCTACCAGGGGGCAACTATCAGCCAGATATCCGAAGCAGCTGGAACATCTCTGGGACTGCTTTACCATTATTTTCCCAATAAAAAGGCCCTGATGGAGTCGGTAATAGCCGAAAATAGTTTCCTGCCCCTGTTAAAAAGAATACTCGGAAAGCCCGGCGACCAGAATATACAGACTGTCCTGACAGAATTATGCACAGGGTTTTACCGCCTGTTGGAAGAAAAAAAGGAACTGGTGGTTGTTTTTCTACGGGAAGGAACCAGC
It encodes:
- the hypF gene encoding carbamoyltransferase HypF, which codes for MLAPKQTKRFAFAISGIVQGVGFRPCVYQLAAKHSLNGWVRNTSAGVEIEAEGIEQALDSFSDELIRLSPPQSVIKTFKQTEIPLTGEEGFTIKPSQSLSGRFQLVSPDIATCTQCQNDILDPRNRRYRYPFTNCTNCGPRFTIIEDIPYDRPLTTMKDFEMCPACQAEYDNPLDRRFHAQPNACPVCGPRLWLADKTGKELESADAIAEAAKLLKDGRILAIRGLGGFLLAADATNPLAVNTLRRRKHRPSKPFAVMLPNIAEARKHCFISAEEEKLLISPAAPIVLCKWNRESPVCPETAPKQNYLGIMLAYTPIHHLLLKETGKPLIMTSGNLSEEPIAKDNDEALKRLGNIADYFLLHNRPIYSRYDDSVVMYEAGAKRVIRRGRGYAPYPVQTSFTDKEVLALGPQEKNTFCLLKDGYAFVSQHIGDMQNPETLDSFEETLAVYLKLFRLNPQIIASDLHPGYITTALAEARSASLDIPLVKVQHHHAHIASCLAENNCDNEVIGVALDGTGYGLDGHIWGGEFFCGGIKQGFSRQAHLEYLPLPGGEAAIKKPYRTAVSYVYTLLGEEGLNFFKDIEPEELDIIKTQLDKKLNSPLTSSAGRLFDAVAALCGICQVANYDSQPAIELETEAGDTEFAQFYPFELDLDKGIYLIRLKGIIQCVLSDLSSGKTAAYISVKFHNTVSQIVLDTCLRLSAQSGLTKVALSGGVFQNRRLFRQVIKKLEAEGFEVITHKEIPSNDGCISLGQAVIAASQGGI
- a CDS encoding HypC/HybG/HupF family hydrogenase formation chaperone; the protein is MCLAVPAKIISVEDGVAEVDLNGTTYKASLMLTPEAKAGDYVLLHTGYAIQVIDEKDALETLEIFKQMEML
- the hypE gene encoding hydrogenase expression/formation protein HypE, with product MDKTKILLAHGSGGRLTHDLISKHLVQSLSNPLLNKLDDAAVFESKGKTAFTTDSYVVNPIFFPGGNIGKLAVCGTVNDLSVMGAVPKYLSLAFIIEEGLDISALEEIIKSIAAAAKEAGVEIVTGDTKVVNTGKADKIFINTAGVGFIPEGLDISGANARPGDAVIVSGTMGDHGIAIMAQREGLNFKTAVESDCAPLNGLITDMLKVCPRIHVMRDPTRGGLATTLNEIAGQSQVGIELNEESIPVKPAVGGACEALGLDPLYVANEGKIIAIMPEKDAPAVLSAMKAHPYGKDSAIIGRVISPNPGRVSIRTPLGALRILDMQSGELLPRIC
- a CDS encoding TetR/AcrR family transcriptional regulator, with amino-acid sequence MPKAVKAETRKIQAEKRRQEILDAALRIFAEQGYQGATISQISEAAGTSLGLLYHYFPNKKALMESVIAENSFLPLLKRILGKPGDQNIQTVLTELCTGFYRLLEEKKELVVVFLREGTSNQTVRQVWFGMLAQGALSIKKFLDQYVERGVLKTHATDVSARSLMSAIVMLYLTNEAFGDGFAKPAEFITQMVANQLNGIEARQKE
- the hypD gene encoding hydrogenase formation protein HypD codes for the protein MNFIEEFRSSQSGRALLEYINKRSTKPARFMEFCGGHTVAIFRYGIRQLLPPHIEMLSGPGCPVCVTSTADLDKVIALSRRPGVIICSFGDLLRVPSSRQSLLEVRAEGADVRIVYSTMDALEIARQNPLKKVIFVGIGFETTAPTIAASVIQARNQGLANYYVISLHKITPPVMRAILDAGETRLSGIICPGHVSSITGSNAWEFIPREYRLACAVSGFESLDILYCVKSLVDQVEDATPRLDVSYSRAVKPEGNTAALKIMDEVFDICPANWRGIGILPQSGLCLRPEFAAFDAEKNFEIKLSEPSRETPGCLCGEIIKGTRTPLECKLFSKVCTPENPVGPCMVSSEGTCAAYYHYGGKLG